A genome region from Gossypium hirsutum isolate 1008001.06 chromosome A04, Gossypium_hirsutum_v2.1, whole genome shotgun sequence includes the following:
- the LOC107948682 gene encoding UPF0481 protein At3g47200 → MRNCSLTRLLLHKTSRTFHDTAKAWNQQNLSKWKATLEEELAINVPNDRENACIYNVPVNMRKVQPDAYAPTIISIGPCHLGHERLQAMEELKWKFFHRLFRPKQPNGVELDPAMKAMEDLEQDARRCYWDNAEQHSKDKFVRMMLVDGCFIVELLRELKHNNFQCAPSVQRWMLPTLRRDLIMLENQLPLFVLQKLFELTKRSDESSTCLEQLALCFFNPLLQSQRDVRAMNAQGIQNTLHFLDLFRQSILPFPINLSQGLKSIKTSGSSNAAEEGIDMVRSMTELMEAGVVIEKAVNCPPLDVSSEGRWLKVPPLYVDDHKGTLFRNMVAYEQCHPKCKPYVTSYLFFFDGLINSAEDVGFLHHKGVLHHCLGSNKEVAKLLNGLCKEIAMDCGESYLCKVVHDMNTYCNGSYAWFRAGLVHHYFRSWVVGISTLGAIIVVYLSLIQTGFTFVKDPKNLSRPFHHDLIHCLLLPLSHLFSFKISDENENNIWIYSI, encoded by the coding sequence ATGAGAAACTGCTCCCTTACAAGGTTGCTTTTGCACAAGACAAGCAGAACCTTTCATGACACTGCCAAAGCTTGGAAtcaacaaaatttatcaaagtgGAAAGCCACATTGGAGGAGGAGTTGGCAATTAATGTTCCCAATGATAGAGAAAATGCGTGCATATACAACGTCCCCGTTAACATGCGTAAGGTGCAACCCGACGCCTATGCTCCCACTATCATCTCAATCGGTCCTTGCCATCTTGGACATGAAAGGTTACAAGCAATGGAAGAGCTAAAATGGAAATTCTTTCACCGCCTCTTTCGTCCAAAACAGCCTAATGGGGTGGAACTAGACCCAGCGATGAAAGCCATGGAAGATTTGGAGCAGGATGCTCGTAGATGCTACTGGGACAATGCTGAACAACATAGTAAGGATAAATTTGTTAGGATGATGCTGGTTGATGGCTGCTTCATTGTGGAGCTCTTGAGAGAGTTGAAGCACAACAACTTTCAGTGTGCTCCCTCTGTTCAAAGGTGGATGCTGCCTACTCTTCGTCGGGATCTGATCATGCTTGAAAACCAGCTTCCTCTTTTTGTTTTGCAGAAATTGTTTGAGCTGACCAAAAGATCAGATGAATCAAGCACTTGCTTGGAACAGCTTGCCCTTTGTTTTTTCAATCCTCTATTGCAGTCTCAAAGGGATGTGCGGGCCATGAATGCACAAGGAATTCAGAACACGTTGCATTTTCTTGACCTTTTCAGGCAAAGTATCCTCCCATTTCCTATAAACTTATCACAAGGACTAAAAAGTATCAAGACGAGCGGTTCGAGCAATGCAGCAGAAGAGGGGATTGACATGGTGCGGTCCATGACGGAGCTAATGGAAGCTGGTGTCGTGATTGAGAAAGCTGTTAATTGTCCTCCACTAGATGTAAGCTCTGAGGGGAGGTGGCTAAAAGTCCCTCCTCTCTACGTCGATGATCACAAGGGAACCCTGTTTCGAAACATGGTGGCCTATGAACAATGCCATCCCAAGTGCAAACCTTATGTCACATCGTATTTGTTCTTTTTCGATGGTTTGATTAACTCAGCTGAAGATGTGGGATTTCTTCACCACAAAGGAGTTCTTCACCATTGTTTAGGTAGCAACAAAGAAGTGGCAAAACTTTTGAATGGACTGTGCAAGGAAATAGCAATGGATTGTGGGGAGTCTTATTTATGCAAAGTAGTACACGATATGAACACTTATTGCAATGGCTCCTATGCTTGGTTTAGAGCGGGGTTGGTACACCATTATTTCAGAAGTTGGGTGGTAGGCATCTCCACCCTTGGAGCTATTATAGTTGTTTATCTCTCACTAATTCAAACGGGATTTACATTTGTAAAAGATCCAAAGAATCTTAGCAGACCCTTTCATCATGACCTAATTCATTGCCTACTTCTACCTCTTAgtcatttgttttctttcaaaataAGTGATGAGAATGAGAATAACATTTGGATTTATTCGATTTGA